The following are encoded together in the Streptomyces rapamycinicus NRRL 5491 genome:
- a CDS encoding bifunctional rhamnulose-1-phosphate aldolase/short-chain dehydrogenase, translating into MTAEPHPEAGALLGRSHRLGADPRNTNYAGGNTSAKGTATDPVTGQDVELMWVKGSGGDLGTLTRSGLAALRLDRLRALTGVYPGVDREDEMVAAFDYCLHGKGGAAPSIDTAMHGLVDAAHVDHLHPDSGIALACAADGEALTKECFGNQVVWAPWRRPGFQLGLDIAAIKKANPQAIGCVLGGHGITAWGDTSDACEANSLRIIRTAEEFLTARGKADPFGPVVHPTLPEAERRARAAALAPVIRGLASTDRPQVGHFTDSDTVLDFVSRAEHPRLAALGTSCPDHFLRTKVRPLVLDLPPDSPLDTTIDRLRELHTAYRTGYAAYYDRHATPDSPPMRGADPAIVLIPGIGMFSYGKDKQTARVAGEFYVNAINVMRGAEAVSTYSPIEESEKFRIEYWALEEAKLQRMPKPKPLATRIALVTGAGSGIGKAIAHRLVAEGACVVVADVNPESAQAVAQELGGPDKATAVTADVTSEEQIKAAFEQAALAFGGVDILVNNAGISISKPLLDTTTADWDLQHNIMARGSFLASREAARTFIAQNMGGDIVYITSKNAVFAGPNNIAYSATKADQAHQVRLLAAELGGHGIRVNGVNPDGVVQGSGIFAGGWGAQRAAVYGVPEEKLGEFYAQRTLLKREVLPSHVANAVFALVGGDLSHTTGLHVPVDAGVAAAFLR; encoded by the coding sequence ATGACCGCAGAACCACATCCCGAGGCGGGCGCGCTGTTGGGGCGCTCGCACCGGTTGGGCGCTGATCCGCGTAATACCAACTACGCGGGGGGAAACACCTCCGCCAAGGGCACCGCGACCGATCCCGTCACCGGCCAGGACGTCGAGCTGATGTGGGTCAAGGGCTCCGGTGGCGATCTGGGCACCCTCACCCGCTCCGGGCTCGCCGCGCTCCGGCTGGACCGCCTTCGTGCGCTCACCGGTGTCTATCCCGGGGTGGACCGCGAGGACGAGATGGTCGCGGCGTTCGACTACTGCCTGCACGGCAAGGGCGGGGCCGCGCCGTCCATCGACACCGCCATGCACGGCCTGGTGGACGCCGCCCATGTCGACCACCTCCACCCCGACTCCGGTATCGCCCTCGCGTGCGCCGCCGACGGCGAGGCGCTCACCAAGGAGTGTTTCGGCAACCAGGTCGTCTGGGCGCCCTGGCGCCGCCCCGGCTTCCAGCTGGGCCTGGACATCGCCGCCATCAAGAAGGCCAATCCGCAGGCCATCGGCTGCGTCCTCGGCGGCCACGGCATCACCGCCTGGGGCGACACCTCCGACGCGTGCGAGGCGAACTCGCTCCGCATCATCCGCACCGCCGAGGAGTTCCTCACCGCACGCGGCAAGGCGGACCCGTTCGGCCCCGTCGTCCACCCCACCCTCCCCGAAGCCGAGCGCCGCGCCCGTGCGGCCGCCCTGGCCCCGGTGATCCGGGGCCTGGCCTCCACCGACCGCCCCCAGGTCGGTCACTTCACGGACAGCGACACCGTCCTGGACTTCGTCTCCCGCGCCGAACACCCCCGACTGGCGGCCCTCGGCACCTCCTGCCCGGACCACTTCCTGCGCACCAAGGTCCGCCCCCTGGTCCTGGACCTCCCCCCGGACTCGCCCCTCGACACGACGATCGACCGCCTCAGGGAACTCCACACCGCGTACCGCACCGGCTACGCGGCCTACTACGACCGCCACGCCACCCCCGACTCTCCGCCCATGCGTGGCGCGGATCCCGCCATCGTGCTGATCCCCGGCATCGGGATGTTCAGCTACGGCAAGGACAAGCAAACGGCCCGCGTGGCAGGCGAGTTCTACGTCAACGCGATCAACGTCATGCGCGGCGCCGAAGCGGTTTCCACCTACTCCCCCATCGAGGAGTCGGAGAAGTTCCGCATCGAGTACTGGGCGCTCGAGGAAGCCAAGCTCCAGCGCATGCCCAAGCCCAAGCCCCTCGCCACCCGCATCGCCCTGGTGACCGGCGCGGGCTCCGGTATCGGCAAGGCGATCGCCCACCGCCTCGTGGCCGAGGGCGCATGCGTCGTAGTCGCGGACGTCAACCCGGAGTCGGCGCAAGCCGTGGCCCAAGAGCTCGGCGGCCCGGACAAGGCCACGGCGGTCACCGCCGACGTCACCTCCGAAGAGCAGATCAAGGCGGCGTTCGAACAAGCGGCGCTGGCCTTCGGCGGCGTGGACATCCTCGTCAACAACGCCGGGATCAGCATCTCCAAACCGCTCCTCGACACCACCACCGCCGACTGGGACCTCCAGCACAACATCATGGCGCGAGGCAGCTTCCTGGCCTCCCGCGAAGCGGCAAGGACCTTCATCGCCCAGAACATGGGCGGTGACATCGTGTACATCACGTCCAAGAACGCCGTGTTCGCGGGCCCGAACAACATCGCCTACTCCGCGACCAAGGCCGACCAGGCCCATCAAGTCCGACTCCTGGCAGCCGAATTGGGCGGGCACGGCATCCGCGTCAACGGCGTGAACCCCGACGGCGTAGTCCAGGGCTCCGGCATCTTCGCAGGCGGCTGGGGCGCACAGCGCGCGGCCGTGTACGGCGTCCCCGAGGAGAAGCTGGGCGAGTTCTACGCCCAACGCACCCTGCTCAAGCGCGAAGTGCTCCCCTCCCATGTGGCGAACGCAGTCTTCGCCCTCGTCGGCGGCGACCTGAGCCACACCACGGGTCTGCACGTCCCGGTCGACGCCGGTGTCGCGGCGGCGTTCCTGCGCTGA